A section of the Bombus huntii isolate Logan2020A chromosome 5, iyBomHunt1.1, whole genome shotgun sequence genome encodes:
- the LOC126865486 gene encoding glycerate kinase-like, protein MTARQKAPKYRKTKKRRPSYIDPVLEEERAKRVAKIQAKRQTKIDEVKRSLERRRNNKIAIQNARTDKREREEQKAIRDAHKTGSEKIMLQIRDDLSQIAETGIRCVYTSMIIPEKIKYDGRSILSIKGVRYRLKNNLHMVGWGKEAVTMSAAFERVVGKHLKKGWMVVPRKSIFMMWSYPEAFPPLDSRISYVEAGTDGQPDEKSVIETRRILNYCKKLKKKDLLIVMLSQGIDDLLCLPRETITLRDKLRVLNRLKAADATPEEINTVRNKLSAIRGGDLARMAYPARVITLITSDVSAEPMSQLSGGPCVYDPKGEKALAVLEKYKLLDRVSLSVRDLIEETVPWAMAADKQLDADKHYKFVHRYVIACNADAMECMATEAFKKGLFPVKLNSTCLGDIQEFAREYVKITSLMILAVEGKINKLEMFLEMRDSPICPLTDEKVQEIFPAKDKWGLGMCLLLGGRPTVNLCSKPGQGGPNQELALYFSLYWYLRTQQYPILREYTVWFLGGSSYGKDGNTEAVGAFGYNSLGTNVYPEFEKAQSMYQSAYTKWWKLKEERRFESKIAEAQKEMLELKGVRNKYAAILPGRVLAENNTNLFFLNINDEDELLELKTGNYYTFTNVGDLHIIRIARFQCICDGVCHGHQEKVCADMECPVYQSLSAEAHSKFQYCCRLDQRKQDS, encoded by the exons atgaCTGCCAGACAGAAAGCTCCAAAGTAccgaaaaacaaaaaaacgaAGGCCATCATACATCGATCCGGTtttagaagaagaaagagcCAAAAGAGTCGCAAAGATACAAGCGAAGagacaaacaaaaatagaCGAAGTTAAACGTTCATTggagagaagaagaaataataaaatagccATACAAAATGCACGTACTGATAAAAGGGAAAGGGAGGAACAGAAAGCGATTAGAGATGCCCACAAAACAGGAAGTGAAAAGATTATGTTACAG ATTCGTGATGACTTAAGCCAAATCGCTGAGACTGGTATAAGGTGTGTATACACATCCATGATAATAccagagaaaataaaatacgacgGCCGATCAATTTTGTCGATCAAAGGCGTTAGATAtagattgaaaaataatttacatatggTTGGTTGGGGGAAAGAAGCAGTGACGATGAGTGCGGCGTTCGAACGAGTCGTAGGCAAACACTTAAAGAAAGGTTGGATGGTGGTGCCACGAAAATCAATTTTCATGATGTGGAGCTATCCGGAAGCGTTCCCTCCCTTAGATAGTCGTATTTCGTACGTTGAAGCTGGAACTGATGGGCAACCAGACGAAAAGTCCGTGATAGAAACTAGAAGAATTCTAAATTACTGtaagaaattgaagaaaaaagatttgCTGATTGTCATGCTCTCGCAAGGGATCGACGATCTTCTTTGTCTGCCGCGAGAAACTATCACGTTGAGGGACAAGCTCAGGGTATTGAACAGATTGAAAGCTGCAGACGCTACTCCGGAAGAGATAAATACCGTGAGAAACAAGCTTTCTGCGATTAGAG GTGGCGACTTAGCCCGGATGGCCTACCCAGCGAGAGTTATAACTCTAATCACGTCAGACGTTTCCGCCGAGCCGATGTCCCAACTCTCAGGTGGACCATGCGTGTATGATCCAAAAGGCGAGAAAGCTCTCGCCGtgttagaaaaatacaaacttTTGGATAGAGTATCCTTAAGCGTGCGAGACTTGATAGAAGAAACAGTTCCATGGGCGATGGCCGCTGATAAGCAATTGGACGCAGATAAACATTACAAGTTTGTTCATAGATACGTGATAGCCTGTAACGCAGACGCCATGGAGTGTATGGCTACAGAAGCGTTCAAGAAAGGCTTGTTTCCAGTGAAACTGAATTCAACCTGTTTAGGGGATATCCAAGAATTCGCTCGTGAATACGTTAAAATTACATCGTTGATGATTTTGGCTGTTGagggaaaaattaataaattggagATGTTCCTAGAGATGAGAGACAGTCCTATTTGTCCTCTAACCGATGAAAAGGTGCAGGAAATATTCCCTGCAAAAGATAAATGGGGTTTGGGAATGTGCCTTCTGTTGGGAGGGCGACCAACTGTTAATCTTTGCTCCAAACCTGGACAAGGTGGACCAAATCAGGAGTTAGCGCTATATTTCTCGTTATATTGGTATTTGCGTACGCAGCAGTATCCAATTTTGAGAGAGTACACTGTTTGGTTCTTGGGTGGCAGCTCCTACGGGAAAGATGGTAACACTGAAGCAGTTGGCGCGTTTGGATATAACAGCTTGGGCACCAATGTTTATCCAGAATTTGAGAAAGCACAGAGTATGTATCAAAGTGCGTACACGAAGTGGTGGAAACTTAAGGAGGAAAGACGCTTCGAAAGTAAAATAGCG GAAGCGCAAAAAGAAATGCTGGAACTGAAAGGTGTAAGAAACAAATACGCCGCAATTCTACCTGGTCGTGTTTTAGCTGAAAACAATACgaatttattcttcttaaatATTAACGATGAAGACGAATTATTGGAATTAAAAACtggaaattattatacattcaCAAACGTTGGAGATCTTCATATCATACGAATCGCtcgcttccaatgtatctgcGACGGCGTTTGTCATGGACACCAAGAAAAGGTGTGCGCTGATATGGAATGTCCAGTTTATCAATCGTTGTCAGCCGAGGCgcattcgaaatttcaatattgTTGCCGTCTTGATCAACGAAAACAAGATTCCTGA